The nucleotide window AGACTGATTTGATCTTTACTCATCCTACCCTTGCAAAATCCCGAAGCTGTTATAAGGATTTTATTTTGAGATATTCGAACGCTTATATTTCCATCAGTTCCAACAAGAAGCCCCTTCTGATATAAATCATTGCCAACTTGAATAATGTCTTCTTTTATCTGTTCGTATATTTGCAAAAACCATCACCCCAAATCTTATTTCATTTATTTTCCCCTTACCTATTGATTTTAAGCATTATAATATTTAATCTTTATATATAAACTTTTATTAATACATCAGTTAATAAGATTGCATTTTTTATTAAACCATGCTAAAATAATTTAGCTGTTAATTACATTCGGAGGCATAGCACAGCCGGTTAGTGCGCCTGCTTCACATGCAGGAGGTCGCGGGTTCGAGTCCCTCTGTCTCCACCATATTTTTCTCTAAAGAAATCGATTTTCTGTAAAGCGATCGATTTCTTTTGTTGTATAGCACTATAAATAACCCAGTTATGCTTTTTGCAAGTCGAATCCGTATTTAGTAGATAAGTTATAAATAATATAAGCGAAGGAGTGAAAAGCATGGCAAAACCATATTTATTGGTGGTCACAGGAAGGCCGGGCGCAGGGAAAACAACGTTTGCTAAGGAACTTGGCGAAAAATTTTTTATGCCGATAATAAGCCGTGATCAAATTAAAGAAGGCTATGTCCATACCTTTGGGAAACGGCATTCAGAGCTTCCAGCTGACACCAATAAAATAGCTACTGACATCTATTTTGAGATAATCATGAATTTGCTGGCAAATAACGTATCTCTGATCGCGGAAGCCGCGTTCCAACATAAAGTATGGTCAGCAATGCTTGAGAAATATAAGAACATAGCTAGAATATACATATTAATATGTAAAGTGGACGGTAAGGTCGCGCTTGACAGATTTATAAGGCGCGGAGTGGATAATCCTTTAAGGGAGTATTTTCATGGAGACAAGGGAGTCGACCTTGCTAGACAGGGGGTTGAACTCAGCGTAAGCCATTATGACGAACCCCACTTTGATGCACCTACGTTTTATATAGACACTTTAGGAGAATATAACCCACCCATCAAAGAATTGGGAAGAAAAATTTTTGGGCAGACGGAAATACAGCAGGCATCTATATAATTAATGCTTGTTGAATACTTCAGTTTAATCTTTTATATTTTTACATAGAATGAGGAATTTTTAATGAATGGCAATACGGAATTCGAT belongs to Bacillota bacterium and includes:
- a CDS encoding AAA family ATPase — translated: MAKPYLLVVTGRPGAGKTTFAKELGEKFFMPIISRDQIKEGYVHTFGKRHSELPADTNKIATDIYFEIIMNLLANNVSLIAEAAFQHKVWSAMLEKYKNIARIYILICKVDGKVALDRFIRRGVDNPLREYFHGDKGVDLARQGVELSVSHYDEPHFDAPTFYIDTLGEYNPPIKELGRKIFGQTEIQQASI